One Brassica napus cultivar Da-Ae chromosome A1, Da-Ae, whole genome shotgun sequence genomic region harbors:
- the LOC106441199 gene encoding uncharacterized protein LOC106441199 isoform X4, with translation MISPKKLILLTFSALGLIIVAKSDRTLSLEKDEKELVRSLISINKLAITSFQTEHGDILDCININKQLAFDHPLLKNHTIQLMPTTIPKWNINNNKNSKNGDSVPFQQDDISCPSGTVVVKRITQEDLIQSHRLKSMGSKYSSHISSEGKNIELTGFHFAVAEYRHQVFGAKVNFSIWEPEVSPTQFSSASMLIAQGSKEQFQSIRAGWIVYQWLNQNHSRLYTYWTADGFIKTGCYNILCPGFVQDGNTGDWWLVVYDENVGYWPNSLFTKAGLGHGASLVAYGGEVYSPVKEKSPSMGSGHFPSEGYSKAAYVNNFEVVEGSVATKPLFPVTLFSSTPNCYKASLTGKKKVWYNAIFFGGPGKCV, from the exons ATGATTTCCCCTAAGAAGCTTATTTTGCTGACTTTTTCAGCATTAGGTCTCATTATAGTTGCCAAGAGCGACAGAACATTATCACTGGAAAAGGATGAAAAGGAGCTGGTGAGATCACTCATCTCTATCAATAAACTTGCAATAACGAGCTTCCAG ACTGAACATGGTGATATATTGGATTGCATTAACATTAATAAGCAGCTAGCCTTTGACCATCCTCTGCTCAAGAACCATACTATTCAG TTAATGCCTACAACAATACCTAAATGGAatataaacaacaacaaaaattcaaagaatGGTGATTCAGTTCCATTTCAACAAGATGACATAAGTTGTCCATCTGGGACAGTGGTTGTTAAGAGGATCACACAGGAAGATCTTATACAATCTCACCGTTTGAAATCAATGGGGTCTAAATACTCAAGCCATATTTCTTCAGAAGGAAAAAACATTGAGTTAACTGGTTTTCAT TTTGCGGTGGCTGAGTACAGACATCAAGTTTTTGGAGCAAAGGTAAACTTTAGCATTTGGGAACCAGAAGTTTCACCCACTCAATTCAGTTCTGCAAGTATGCTTATCGCCCAAGGCTCAAAAGAACAGTTTCAAAGCATTAGAGCTGGATGGATA GTATACCAATGGTTGAACCAGAATCACAGTCGCTTGTACACCTATTGGACT GCAGATGGATTTATCAAGACAGGTTGCTACAATATCCTATGTCCTGGTTTTGTACAA GATGGCAACACAGGAGATTGGTGGTTAGTGGTGTACGACGAAAATGTTGGATACTGGCCAAACTCATTGTTCACAAAAGCAGGCTTAGGTCATGGAGCTAGTTTGGTAGCGTATGGAGGAGAAGTATACAGTCCAGTGAAGGAGAAAAGCCCAAGCATGGGAAGTGGGCATTTTCCGAGTGAAGGTTACTCGAAGGCAGCCTATGTGAATAATTTTGAAGTGGTCGAAGGAAGCGTAGCTACGAAGCCCCTTTTTCCTGTAACGCTATTCTCAAGCACTCCGAATTGTTACAAAGCAAGTCTTacaggtaaaaaaaaagtttggtacAACGCTATCTTCTTTGGAGGGCCAGGAAAATGTGTTTAA
- the LOC106441199 gene encoding uncharacterized protein LOC106441199 isoform X2, translating to MEQALGLIIVAKSDRTLSLEKDEKELVRSLISINKLAITSFQTEHGDILDCININKQLAFDHPLLKNHTIQLMPTTIPKWNINNNKNSKNGDSVPFQQDDISCPSGTVVVKRITQEDLIQSHRLKSMGSKYSSHISSEGKNIELTGFHFAVAEYRHQVFGAKVNFSIWEPEVSPTQFSSASMLIAQGSKEQFQSIRAGWIVYQWLNQNHSRLYTYWTADGFIKTGCYNILCPGFVQVSTRIPLGILFGPVSVYGGPQYEVGIRIYKDGNTGDWWLVVYDENVGYWPNSLFTKAGLGHGASLVAYGGEVYSPVKEKSPSMGSGHFPSEGYSKAAYVNNFEVVEGSVATKPLFPVTLFSSTPNCYKASLTGKKKVWYNAIFFGGPGKCV from the exons ATGGAACAAG CATTAGGTCTCATTATAGTTGCCAAGAGCGACAGAACATTATCACTGGAAAAGGATGAAAAGGAGCTGGTGAGATCACTCATCTCTATCAATAAACTTGCAATAACGAGCTTCCAG ACTGAACATGGTGATATATTGGATTGCATTAACATTAATAAGCAGCTAGCCTTTGACCATCCTCTGCTCAAGAACCATACTATTCAG TTAATGCCTACAACAATACCTAAATGGAatataaacaacaacaaaaattcaaagaatGGTGATTCAGTTCCATTTCAACAAGATGACATAAGTTGTCCATCTGGGACAGTGGTTGTTAAGAGGATCACACAGGAAGATCTTATACAATCTCACCGTTTGAAATCAATGGGGTCTAAATACTCAAGCCATATTTCTTCAGAAGGAAAAAACATTGAGTTAACTGGTTTTCAT TTTGCGGTGGCTGAGTACAGACATCAAGTTTTTGGAGCAAAGGTAAACTTTAGCATTTGGGAACCAGAAGTTTCACCCACTCAATTCAGTTCTGCAAGTATGCTTATCGCCCAAGGCTCAAAAGAACAGTTTCAAAGCATTAGAGCTGGATGGATA GTATACCAATGGTTGAACCAGAATCACAGTCGCTTGTACACCTATTGGACT GCAGATGGATTTATCAAGACAGGTTGCTACAATATCCTATGTCCTGGTTTTGTACAAGTGAGCACCAGAATCCCACTCGGTATCCTTTTTGGACCAGTTTCGGTTTATGGTGGCCCACAATATGAAGTAGGGATAAGAATCTATAAG GATGGCAACACAGGAGATTGGTGGTTAGTGGTGTACGACGAAAATGTTGGATACTGGCCAAACTCATTGTTCACAAAAGCAGGCTTAGGTCATGGAGCTAGTTTGGTAGCGTATGGAGGAGAAGTATACAGTCCAGTGAAGGAGAAAAGCCCAAGCATGGGAAGTGGGCATTTTCCGAGTGAAGGTTACTCGAAGGCAGCCTATGTGAATAATTTTGAAGTGGTCGAAGGAAGCGTAGCTACGAAGCCCCTTTTTCCTGTAACGCTATTCTCAAGCACTCCGAATTGTTACAAAGCAAGTCTTacaggtaaaaaaaaagtttggtacAACGCTATCTTCTTTGGAGGGCCAGGAAAATGTGTTTAA
- the LOC106441199 gene encoding uncharacterized protein LOC106441199 isoform X3 codes for MISPKKLILLTFSALGLIIVAKSDRTLSLEKDEKELVRSLISINKLAITSFQTEHGDILDCININKQLAFDHPLLKNHTIQLMPTTIPKWNINNNKNSKNGDSVPFQQDDISCPSGTVVVKRITQEDLIQSHRLKSMGSKYSSHISSEGKNIELTGFHFAVAEYRHQVFGAKVNFSIWEPEVSPTQFSSASMLIAQGSKEQFQSIRAGWIADGFIKTGCYNILCPGFVQVSTRIPLGILFGPVSVYGGPQYEVGIRIYKDGNTGDWWLVVYDENVGYWPNSLFTKAGLGHGASLVAYGGEVYSPVKEKSPSMGSGHFPSEGYSKAAYVNNFEVVEGSVATKPLFPVTLFSSTPNCYKASLTGKKKVWYNAIFFGGPGKCV; via the exons ATGATTTCCCCTAAGAAGCTTATTTTGCTGACTTTTTCAGCATTAGGTCTCATTATAGTTGCCAAGAGCGACAGAACATTATCACTGGAAAAGGATGAAAAGGAGCTGGTGAGATCACTCATCTCTATCAATAAACTTGCAATAACGAGCTTCCAG ACTGAACATGGTGATATATTGGATTGCATTAACATTAATAAGCAGCTAGCCTTTGACCATCCTCTGCTCAAGAACCATACTATTCAG TTAATGCCTACAACAATACCTAAATGGAatataaacaacaacaaaaattcaaagaatGGTGATTCAGTTCCATTTCAACAAGATGACATAAGTTGTCCATCTGGGACAGTGGTTGTTAAGAGGATCACACAGGAAGATCTTATACAATCTCACCGTTTGAAATCAATGGGGTCTAAATACTCAAGCCATATTTCTTCAGAAGGAAAAAACATTGAGTTAACTGGTTTTCAT TTTGCGGTGGCTGAGTACAGACATCAAGTTTTTGGAGCAAAGGTAAACTTTAGCATTTGGGAACCAGAAGTTTCACCCACTCAATTCAGTTCTGCAAGTATGCTTATCGCCCAAGGCTCAAAAGAACAGTTTCAAAGCATTAGAGCTGGATGGATA GCAGATGGATTTATCAAGACAGGTTGCTACAATATCCTATGTCCTGGTTTTGTACAAGTGAGCACCAGAATCCCACTCGGTATCCTTTTTGGACCAGTTTCGGTTTATGGTGGCCCACAATATGAAGTAGGGATAAGAATCTATAAG GATGGCAACACAGGAGATTGGTGGTTAGTGGTGTACGACGAAAATGTTGGATACTGGCCAAACTCATTGTTCACAAAAGCAGGCTTAGGTCATGGAGCTAGTTTGGTAGCGTATGGAGGAGAAGTATACAGTCCAGTGAAGGAGAAAAGCCCAAGCATGGGAAGTGGGCATTTTCCGAGTGAAGGTTACTCGAAGGCAGCCTATGTGAATAATTTTGAAGTGGTCGAAGGAAGCGTAGCTACGAAGCCCCTTTTTCCTGTAACGCTATTCTCAAGCACTCCGAATTGTTACAAAGCAAGTCTTacaggtaaaaaaaaagtttggtacAACGCTATCTTCTTTGGAGGGCCAGGAAAATGTGTTTAA
- the LOC106441199 gene encoding uncharacterized protein LOC106441199 isoform X1: protein MISPKKLILLTFSALGLIIVAKSDRTLSLEKDEKELVRSLISINKLAITSFQTEHGDILDCININKQLAFDHPLLKNHTIQLMPTTIPKWNINNNKNSKNGDSVPFQQDDISCPSGTVVVKRITQEDLIQSHRLKSMGSKYSSHISSEGKNIELTGFHFAVAEYRHQVFGAKVNFSIWEPEVSPTQFSSASMLIAQGSKEQFQSIRAGWIVYQWLNQNHSRLYTYWTADGFIKTGCYNILCPGFVQVSTRIPLGILFGPVSVYGGPQYEVGIRIYKDGNTGDWWLVVYDENVGYWPNSLFTKAGLGHGASLVAYGGEVYSPVKEKSPSMGSGHFPSEGYSKAAYVNNFEVVEGSVATKPLFPVTLFSSTPNCYKASLTGKKKVWYNAIFFGGPGKCV, encoded by the exons ATGATTTCCCCTAAGAAGCTTATTTTGCTGACTTTTTCAGCATTAGGTCTCATTATAGTTGCCAAGAGCGACAGAACATTATCACTGGAAAAGGATGAAAAGGAGCTGGTGAGATCACTCATCTCTATCAATAAACTTGCAATAACGAGCTTCCAG ACTGAACATGGTGATATATTGGATTGCATTAACATTAATAAGCAGCTAGCCTTTGACCATCCTCTGCTCAAGAACCATACTATTCAG TTAATGCCTACAACAATACCTAAATGGAatataaacaacaacaaaaattcaaagaatGGTGATTCAGTTCCATTTCAACAAGATGACATAAGTTGTCCATCTGGGACAGTGGTTGTTAAGAGGATCACACAGGAAGATCTTATACAATCTCACCGTTTGAAATCAATGGGGTCTAAATACTCAAGCCATATTTCTTCAGAAGGAAAAAACATTGAGTTAACTGGTTTTCAT TTTGCGGTGGCTGAGTACAGACATCAAGTTTTTGGAGCAAAGGTAAACTTTAGCATTTGGGAACCAGAAGTTTCACCCACTCAATTCAGTTCTGCAAGTATGCTTATCGCCCAAGGCTCAAAAGAACAGTTTCAAAGCATTAGAGCTGGATGGATA GTATACCAATGGTTGAACCAGAATCACAGTCGCTTGTACACCTATTGGACT GCAGATGGATTTATCAAGACAGGTTGCTACAATATCCTATGTCCTGGTTTTGTACAAGTGAGCACCAGAATCCCACTCGGTATCCTTTTTGGACCAGTTTCGGTTTATGGTGGCCCACAATATGAAGTAGGGATAAGAATCTATAAG GATGGCAACACAGGAGATTGGTGGTTAGTGGTGTACGACGAAAATGTTGGATACTGGCCAAACTCATTGTTCACAAAAGCAGGCTTAGGTCATGGAGCTAGTTTGGTAGCGTATGGAGGAGAAGTATACAGTCCAGTGAAGGAGAAAAGCCCAAGCATGGGAAGTGGGCATTTTCCGAGTGAAGGTTACTCGAAGGCAGCCTATGTGAATAATTTTGAAGTGGTCGAAGGAAGCGTAGCTACGAAGCCCCTTTTTCCTGTAACGCTATTCTCAAGCACTCCGAATTGTTACAAAGCAAGTCTTacaggtaaaaaaaaagtttggtacAACGCTATCTTCTTTGGAGGGCCAGGAAAATGTGTTTAA
- the LOC106374447 gene encoding tetraspanin-5, translating into MNRMSNTVIGFLNILTLVSSIVMIGSALWMGKSKTTCEHFLQKPLLVLGLAIMVLSLAGLIGACCDVAWVLWVYLFFMVFIIVALMGLTLFGFIVTSHGGGVGVTGRVYKEFKLEEYHPWLKTRVMDANYWLTIKTCLLSSLTCSKLSLWTPIDYLQKDLTPLQSGCCKPPTSCVYNTETPIQQESDCYRWNNAATVLCYDCDSCRAGVLETVRRDWHKLSIVNVVIVLFLIAIYCVGCCAFKNAKRPQYYGFPYGRYGMSKSRPGWEQSWSRWWHGRDRYY; encoded by the exons ATGAACAGAATGAGCAATACAGTAATAGGATTCTTGAATATTCTAACACTAGTCTCATCCATAGTTATGATAGGATCGGCTCTATGGATGGGTAAGAGCAAGACAACATGCGAGCATTTCCTTCAGAAGCCACTTCTGGTCTTAGGCCTAGCGATCATGGTCTTATCACTAGCTGGTCTGATCGGTGCATGCTGCGACGTGGCTTGGGTCTTGTGGGTGTACCTCTTTTTCATGGTCTTCATCATAGTTGCCCTCATGGGTTTGACCCTTTTCGGGTTTATTGTAACTAGCCATGGAGGTGGTGTGGGTGTGACTGGTAGGGTTTATAAAGAGTTTAAGCTTGAAGAATATCATCCATGGCTTAAGACAAGGGTTATGGATGCTAATTATTGGTTGACTATAAAGACTTGTCTCTTGAGCTCACTCACTTGCTCCAAGCTCTCTCTTTGGACTCCTATTGATTATCTCCAAAAGGACTTGACTCCTCTACAG TCTGGATGCTGCAAACCACCGACGTCGTGTGTATACAACACGGAGACGCCAATACAACAAGAATCCGATTGTTACCGGTGGAACAACGCTGCAACGGTGCTATGCTACGACTGTGACTCGTGTAGAGCTGGCGTTTTAGAGACAGTGCGGCGCGATTGGCATAAACTCTCTATAGTTAACGTCGTCATTGTTCTCTTCCTCATCGCCATTTACTGCGTTGGGTGTTGCGCGTTTAAAAACGCCAAACGCCCTCAATATTATGGTTTTCCTTACGGACGTTACGGCATGTCCAAGTCTCGACCCGGTTGGGAACAGTCCTG GTCGAGGTGGTGGCATGGTAGAGATCGgtattactaa
- the LOC106441208 gene encoding short-chain dehydrogenase TIC 32, chloroplastic-like: protein MWFFGKKGASGFSARSTAEEVTHGVDGTGLTAIVTGASSGIGVETARVLALRGVHVVMAVRNTGSGAKVKEDIVNRVPGAKLDVMELDLSSMDSVRKFASDYKSSGRPLNLLINNAGIMACPFMLSKDNVELQFATNHLGHFLLTKLLLDTMKNTSRESKREGRIVNLSSEAHRYSYPEGVRFDKINDKSSYSSIRAYGQSKLCNILHANELTKQLKEDGVNITANSLHPGAIMTNLGRYFNSYLAGAVGAVAKYVLKTVPQGAATTCYVALSPQVTGVTGEYFLDSNIAKPISLAKDSELAKKVWDFSTKLTESQSGESSTSN, encoded by the exons ATGTGGTTTTTCGGAAAGAAAGGAGCATCTGGATTCTCGGCTCGTTCCACAGCAGAAGAAGTAACACATGGTGTTGACGGAACTGGCCTCACTGCCATTGTCACAG gagCATCGAGTGGTATAGGAGTGGAAACAGCGCGTGTTCTTGCACTGCGTGGTGTGCACGTGGTTATGGCTGTGAGGAACACTGGCTCTGGTGCTAAAGTCAAAGAAGATATTGTCAACCGTGTCCCTGGAGCTAAACTGGATGTCATGGAGTTAGATCTCAGCTCAATGGACTCTGTCAGGAAGTTTGCTTCTGATTACAAATCATCTGGTCGTCCTCTCAACCTCTTGAT CAACAATGCTGGGATAATGGCATGTCCCTTTATGCTCTCTAAGGACAACGTCGAGCTTCAATTCGCAACCAACCATTTAG GTCATTTTCTGTTGACAAAGCTACTGCTAGACACAATGAAGAACACATCACGTGAGAGCAAAAGAGAAGGCAGGATTGTGAATCTATCTTCAGAAGCTCATCGGTACTCGTATCCAGAAGGAGTCCGCTTTGATAAGATCAATGACAAGTCAAG TTACAGTAGCATACGAGCATATGGACAGTCTAAACTCTGCAATATATTGCACGCCAACGAGCTTACAAAGCAACTGAAG GAAGATGGAGTCAATATAACAGCAAACTCACTTCATCCAGGAGCCATTATGACTAATCTTGGCCGCTACTTCAACAGCTATTTGGCTG GAGCTGTTGGTGCAGTGGCTAAATATGTGCTCAAGACTGTTCCGCAG GGGGCGGCAACGACTTGCTATGTGGCATTGAGTCCTCAGGTTACAGGAGTTACAGGGGAATACTTCTTGGACAGCAACATTGCTAAACCAATATCACTTGCCAAAGATTCAGAATTGGCCAAGAAGGTTTGGGACTTCAGCACTAAGCTTACCGAGTCCCAGTCAGGAGAAAGTAGTACTTCAAATTAA